A segment of the Catenuloplanes nepalensis genome:
GGACGGCACGACCGCGGTCGAGGAGGTGAGCCTCGAGATCGCGGACGGTGAGTTCGTGATCCTGGTCGGCCCGTCCGGCTGCGGCAAGTCCACCACGCTCAACATGATCGCCGGGCTGGAGGACATCAGCTCCGGCGACCTGCTGATCGGCGGCGAGCGAGTCAACGACAAGACGCCGCGCGACCGGGACATCGCCATGGTGTTCCAGTCCTACGCGCTCTATCCGAACATGACCGTCCGGGACAACATGGGCTTCCCGCTCAAACTGGCCAAGCTGGACAAGGCGGTCATCAACCAGAAGGTCGAGGAGGCCGCCAAGATCCTGGAGCTGACGCCGTACCTCGACCGCAAGCCCGCGAACCTCTCCGGCGGGCAGCGTCAGCGCGTCGCGATGGGCCGCGCGATCGTGCGCAGCCCGAAGGCGTTCCTGATGGACGAGCCGCTGTCCAACCTGGACGCCAAGCTGCGCGTGCAGATGCGCACCCAGGTCTCCCGCCTGCAGAAACAGCTCGGCACCACCACGGTGTACGTGACACACGACCAGACCGAGGCGATGACGCTCGGCGACCGCGTGGTGGTGATGCGGGCCGGCCGGGTGCAGCAGGTGGGCCACCCGCAGGACCTCTACGACCATCCGGCCAACCTCTTCACGGCCGGGTTCATCGGCTCGCCGTCGATGAACTTCCTGCCGGCCGCGGTCTCGGACGGCTTCCTGGAGACGCCGCTCGGAAAGATCCAGACCCCTTCGCGGGTACGGGATGCGCTCTCCTCGTCCGAGCTGATCCTGGGCATCCGGCCCGAGCACTTCGAGGACGCCGCCCTGATCGACGACGCCCAGCGGCCCCGGGGCCACGAGTTCACCGCGCCGGTCGACCTGGTCGAGTCGATGGGCTCCGACAAGTACGCCTACTTCACGCTCGA
Coding sequences within it:
- a CDS encoding ABC transporter ATP-binding protein, whose translation is MAEIVLDRIGKQYPDGTTAVEEVSLEIADGEFVILVGPSGCGKSTTLNMIAGLEDISSGDLLIGGERVNDKTPRDRDIAMVFQSYALYPNMTVRDNMGFPLKLAKLDKAVINQKVEEAAKILELTPYLDRKPANLSGGQRQRVAMGRAIVRSPKAFLMDEPLSNLDAKLRVQMRTQVSRLQKQLGTTTVYVTHDQTEAMTLGDRVVVMRAGRVQQVGHPQDLYDHPANLFTAGFIGSPSMNFLPAAVSDGFLETPLGKIQTPSRVRDALSSSELILGIRPEHFEDAALIDDAQRPRGHEFTAPVDLVESMGSDKYAYFTLEGATATSAELEELAADAGGADLPSGASNLVTRFSAESRVRSGEPHRVWLNLEKIHLFDAATGRNLTL